GCTTAAGAAAGAATAAGCTTCTAAACGGGAGAAAACCACACACAAACAACGACAGAATAATAATGCTTCGATTCATAAAGAAAGTAAAATGAATTCTAAAATTACCGAATAATGTTAAATGTAgcaataatatatacatacatatatcgtaataaattTCTGATAGATTTGTAGAAAAGGAGAATATATACCTGCCATAGATTTATTAGGTTCCCACTTATATGacgttttctattttttattatatacctATAAATATCATCTGCACATAGTTATGTATATACCTCTGTTTTATGTTATTACGGCACATTGCGATAAATTAAATGatgtataaaatacatatatcatGCACATAAATTAAACGAAATATTGATGATAATTATGTTTCTCTActaatatacaattttattcgataatatcttttttaaattaaaatttaattccgGTCAGATTATTAAGATTAACCAAATCACGGACATATCGTGGAAAAGCTTACAAATCATATCAatacattaaataaatgaataaataaaatacatatcaatAAATAAATCTGTATAATCTTTACTTGCCGATATTAATATTTAGCAGAAATTTGTATGATATACTTTTAGTAACACGAATCAGAACATTTCAAAATCAATATCTGCAAACTCATTATCCATCTGATCGGACACCTCGTGAATACAATTTTGATTGTGAAAATGGAATGGTACGTAGTTAAAATCATTTGACTACGTACCAACTGTCGAAAGCTGTTGTATCTCGTTCATCTTGAGAATGACACTGGTGCCTGCGATTTGTTGATGAttctgctgctgttgctgctgtggCTGCTGCTGTGCTTGCATGATGACGACCACCATAAAAAATGATACATGAACAAGAACGGCGTAAGAAGTTAATAATCAAGGGCCACTGTTCTTGCCAAAATCCAGTATCAAAATCGAAAGTTGTATGTAAATCAAATCTGAAAAGGACTTTTTACTTTCCGAAAAACGGAAATAAAAACAGGTACGTGCGGCACTTACAttggtatacactagcgcgaTCTTGTAGCGTGCGCCATTATGGATTTTCAAGCACTTCACTTAAACCGAGAATTACTAGACAATATGCAAATCACATAAGACACAAATTATATAATGGTCAATTATTTTGTCATTCAAAAGTATTTTTTCTATAAGTTTTTATCACGATAGCCGAGTTCTTCACAAACAACGGCTTGTCAATGCTGTAATAACTTGAACCACGAACGTACTACAGTCTGATACGAAAAACCAATCGATGACCGTATTCCGAGTTAGAGTCTCGTTGCGTTCTATGCGCGGGAAATACGTCATATTAATATAACCGATAATCAACTTATGCACACGCGGCTATTGTATTTCACGAACCCTGTAAATTCTTAatgtaaaaatcatttttgATTGATAGAACTATTATAATATATGCCTTAAATGTCATACAACGTAAGAAAATTTGATGTATAGCTTAAATTAGGATTAATTAATAATCGCGTGAAATTTTTTAGCATAATAACagttcaaattaaaaattcttgttcgaaaatataatcaatgaaacaaaatatcgaatatatttcTTGATTGCATCGATTCTTTTTTCTATCTTTGTGTAACTATTACAATATTTAATCATATTATCGTTTTAAATTACATCCTATTTCACTAATTATagtatagtttaaaataaaaatatttgaagctagaaataatatgtttattttacagaaatattataaaagattaAGGGGAACTAAAACATTGAGCAGAAATTACTGTTACCACTCCTGAATGATGATACACGAGCGCCGTACGGTAAGAGTTCGAGAATGGCTTCCCCACCACATTGAAAGAATTCGAATAACCGAAGACCTGATTCTCTCCTTCGTTCTCATTCTTCCGGTGCTGGTGCCGGCGTTATATGGTTTTGTGCTCTGTATTAGTTTTACTTCGTTTATTTTGTAGATTAATAATGGCAGGAAATAAGGAACGTACCTTCCTTATGGTTAAACCCGATGGTGTTCAACGTGGACtcattggtaaaataattcaACGCTTTGAAGACAGAGGTTTTAAACTTGTAGCGATGAAAATGATACAGGTAAGTTTCTCTACATATGCTTACGTATCCGATTCACTCCAGAAAAATATGCATTTTTTAGTTTCTAACAACCACgtgattaaaaattttcatttcgtaAGTACCGTATTTTATCGTATCGTATTTTATCGATTGTACAATAAATGATAATTGTCGTGACCTTCATTACTAATCTCTATGACATTATATTATCTTGTGTCAAGATAATTGGTAGAAATACTAGTTTACGAGTcttgtattatatttgttttatataccATTGATGTGCAATAGATTTCGTTATTCGTATTAAAATTATGTTATTATtaaagtttcttctttttctttaggCAAATGAGGATTTATTAAAGAAACATTATGCAGATTTGGCATCCAAACCATTTTTCCCAGGTTTAATTAAATACATGAGCTCAGGACCAGTTGTGCCAATGGTATATAGTTGTTTTTTGTATAATACAATTAAAAGATATTATTTGtatgttaattaaatttaacaaTTGTTTTTCAGGTATGGGAAGGTTTAAACATAGTAAAAACTGGCCGTGTTATGTTAGGACAAACAAATCCAGCGGATTCTTCACCTGGAACAATTCGTGGTGATTATTGTATCCACGTTGGACGCAATGTTATTCATGGCTCCGACTCTGTTGAATCTGCCAATAAAGAGATCAAACTCTGGTTTggagaagaaaaggaagttATTGATTGGGCATCTTGGTCAGAAAGCTTGGTATATGAATAAAACATGTGAAatcttcaataaaaatatttattgcaatacCTATTCTTTCATGTGCTTCAATCTGACTATAACATCAAAGATTTTTTATACATAAGATTGATTGAGAAGCAATAAATCAGACTTATACATAAATGtatgtaattaaataataaaaagatttcaGTACATTAATACAAAACTTATTATTGATGGTAGTAGTATAgtcatttttaatttacaattcTAGATCttacatttaaaaaaattttcataaaaatttataatatagattttagtatattagtttatatatataatatatatagtatatttataatattaaaatgaacATCTATACTTGTTTAGCAGTCATATTTAAAATAGTGTCTAAATTTACAATTGTGTGCTAAGAAGTATAAAACGAGATAttaatacaattacaaaattgaTTTAAAGGTTACCtttctataaattatattgacaactttaaatttttaatcattaaaattaaattaagttaATTAACCAATTAACTTAAGTTAGAATAAGCATCTACAACCTTATGTAAAATATCTATGTTTTTTGGTCATATTTTCAAGATAATGAAcactttaaaaaaaaagtaattgtataaaataaatacgcAAAATATTGTTTATGCCTTATAAAATGtcagaataatatatattatatttcatatatatatatatatgaaatattatatatatgtatatatataaggaAATGGTTTTGATAATATTACCATAGaattaattattactttgtccTAAATATGATCTACAATTAGGACAATAATGTTTCGTTACCAAACAACTATCCATGCAGTAAGGGCAAGGAACACAACACCAGAACCtagatataattataaatataattaaatcttGTTCTTTTGAAAAATCAATGGTAaatcataatttataattacCCTATAACACATAGTCCTAATGCGAAGAGGTGAGTTTTCATGTTTgcttccttttcagttattgtGAGCACATTTGCGTGACAAGAAGGACATATTATGTGCTGTTGTTCAGGACCAAAATTTAAATTCCTTATGACAATAGGACCTGTAAAATTATATTCTTGAAAAACAATATTCTTTTCAAACAATATTCAATAAtcacaaatatttatataacaatcaagatttattttataataacatAAAACGTATATAGgtggaaaatattaataaatattagaacaactttttatatatcttaatatttaataaatgctTCAAGAAGCAAACAGCATGGTCTGTAGTACTTTGTATGTATTAGAAATCTATTATATATGGTTAGGGTTTAACTGTCTGCATACCAAGCTTTTACTTTAGGTTGACTTTGTTTATGAAGACATTCTCTCTAGATTCCATTTTCAGAGCAGATGTGCATCACAATTTGCAATGCACACAACATATTGTTCTGAAATTGTTACAAATTGCAACTACTATTTGGAAAGCAGTTTGCTTAGCAGTCTCCAAGTTGTAAAGCAACTAGCAAATTGTCCTAACAAATTTTAGTACATTTTGTTACTGGTAAACCGCAATTTCCATATCAGAGTGGTAGTTGCAGCGGTATTAACGTATACATAAATAGTCAAACACTTCTAAATTTTAGTCATTAAATCACTTtatgcatatttttattttcttggcTTTCAGACTACCTGCTGATGCTATCTAATAATGAAAGTTATTGCATGATCTTATCATTTCAgtacttatatatttttacgtactTGTCTGTGGTTGCTCATATGACGGTGGTGGGACAGAATGAGATGGCGGTGGTGGTGGGACAAAACCaggcggtggtggtggtggtggtggcgaCATTGTTATACCTTTTTCCATGACAATATTTTAATTCTTATCTGAAAAACATTGCATTAATCATAAAAATCCATTTTCTTTTAGTTGTTATTCAGGAAATTGATGTGAATTAACTAGAACTGATTCTTTAATAGAATATATTAGAGTTAACTTTATCAATTATAAAAAAACACTATCAGTTGTCCTCGTAGCCAATCAGATTAAAAACTTTTATAAGAAATTAGATATGTCAAATgagatattttgatattttaacaTTTCGTATATATCTGACCGTATTGATGTTGAAGGaactaatataatataatataatttaaaattagttatataatataaaattaaatatatacttaatataatataacgtgcctgataaacagaaaaatatttactatatagtggctttttattttctcgttagaattatttaaaatttctaaGAATTGTTTAATGACACAAcaatttatattgtaatagttaTACAGCAAATACAAAAAGTTTTGTAACCATAATCTAATGTTGCGCAAGTTATTACCGAATGAGTTGCAGTGACTAGAATGCGAGTATTCAAGTCACTTTATTTCATTGTATACGTGTCATAttacaaacaaaaaaaaaaaaaaaaaaaaaaaaagattggaTTATCAAACTTGAAGAAATTTCTAAATACCGAAATCGATTAAATTAACTGGGAAAATATATTAAACACGATTTCTAGCAATTTATTTGTAGAACTGCTATACAAATTACATGCCATAAGGCACTGATAAAATAATTAGTTATGAAAACGAGTTTCTATATAAACATCCTCACTATATGTTACaaagaatgtaataaaattGAACCAATGTATTGGTTGATTAAATCACCAAAGAATTAAACTACCGACCGAtcgatattatatatttactgTAATAAAAATACACTAAATCATACATAACGATAAAACGACCACTCCAATGTTTTGTAAATATTCATACTCTTAAGATATTGATTTTTTCGTGACGAAATGTTTTATTTCTCGCTAAACTAAGAGCGTGTAGTTACGCTAATTCATTTCTAATTATGTACACACTTACTTACCTCTTGCAACTATTGATATACGCCCAATTTATCACTGATCGATGATCGATATATAACGTTGACACCCAACTACTGAGGTTCAAGTTGGCATTCATAGTCATTAAATTCACATATATATTACCTACCAGAACAGTAAAGGTGGGAGATTCTACGAAAAACGTCAAGAGATACGTAACTTATCTATAGTTTTATCAGAATGATAAGTAAGATACTTTAATTAAAAGTATGTGGTAAAAAAAGATATACTGTTTTCCGGTTtactaatttatatttttattttgtaaaaaacCAAAAAGATTGTAGAAAAAATCGGGTAGTGAAAAAATACACAAGAAAATATATCTTTGCAGTCAATTCATTAAACAGATAATCcttaaaatttttctatttttgtttcttatttatttaacatataATTGTTTTTGGTTAACAAACAATTTTATCTATCATTGGTAAAAATTTAAACATGATCAAATCAATTAAAATCATTGATTTGTTAGTTGATGCAAAAATTTTAAGAATTTGagtgataaactgtaaaacttTAAATTGGCTATAAATATCCTCCTAAAAAGCACTGATTCATCTATCGTTCTTCCATTGAATtagcattttttaatttgtcaTAAACTTCAACGATTTTTGCATTAACGTAACAATGAATCAAATAACTAATCTTACTTAGTCCgtgaatttataaaaaaactattaattgaaattcataaatagcatatagaaaatatatacagAATATATGATAACTTCATACAAGCAAAATTTAGAAAGAAATTCAGTAATAGTTGCTATTGAATTATTCGTTTAATAactaaaatgaaatttctaagaGAAATTTGTTGTTACCCTGAATACGAAGTTGTTACGTGTTTGATAATCGATTATTAATGATATATTATCGGATGTATTTACGTATTATCGATTCCAATCTAATTCATTCAAATGTTGCTATCATGTATACGTTACACAATAGTCTGTAAAAGAAACTCGTTATCCAAGCGAACATTTTTTTGGATTTGATGTATTATTGTATACAAAAACATATTTAATTTCACAAGTGATGTTTTGCTACAAACATCTTGAAAATTTCATTGGTTACTAAAGTGAGTTGCAGATTTAAACATCTGTAATTCTACGAACTAACAAATAAAATTGCGACCGATCGATTTGGATATACGTATGTTATGCATACATATatttctatacatatatgtCTACGATATATACGTTCTTTGACTAGCAGAACAACAATCGCCCTAACAATAACAATGTAAGGATGATACAACGCGTCATAAACAATAACATTATTTTACTCGCAATCCAATAAAAAGCAAAATGTCTAGAAATTTCAGACCCAACTCCAATAATCGTAAACAGAGTTCTTTTGTCTAATATCATACGCTTTAGTCGAATTTGATCGATCGTTCGCAATAATAACCGTTGAAATTTCAATTCCTACATAGTGTGACGAGTATTAACAGCCGAAACTTCGGCCAAGGTATATTAGATATGAGAAAGTGAACTACTAGTAAAATGACCGTAACGATCACTTGCGAGGATAAgtttctatatcgatataactcgAAATTTGTGGTCTTTAATTCGATGTTATTACTAGGAAGAAATCCAGAATTGCATTACTATCAATATGCTGGCAGTATCGAATTGTTTCTTTAATAGTAAACAAATTCGTTTGGAATGTTTTACCGATCAAGCGAACAATCTCGATAGATCAATGACGGAGCTGAAAAAGGGAGGGAGCACTAAATTTCACGGTGATTTCGCACTACGTGTTCGAAGCACGATAACGTGCTTCTCAGTCTTGGCCTTTTCACGAGGAGCGGTCAGGCGTGGCCTTGGTCTTTGGTTTTCGTCCAAGTAACTTGCGAAACGAGGAGGTCCACCTCGATCGACTAAATCCTGTCGTGCTCTGTTCGTCCGGTTCGCTGCAACTAAGCGACTCGCTAATTTTCCTGCTTTTGCCACTGCTACTGCTGGTGCTACTACCCCCATTTTCATAACATCGTGATCTTCGATCTCCGATTTCCGAAGAAAACCTGAACAACGTGAAAATTTATTGCGAATAATGTTTCGCTATTTCTTACGTAACTAGAAGGTACACGAACTTGGT
This portion of the Bombus affinis isolate iyBomAffi1 chromosome 1, iyBomAffi1.2, whole genome shotgun sequence genome encodes:
- the LOC126922690 gene encoding nucleoside diphosphate kinase, yielding MVLCSVLVLLRLFCRLIMAGNKERTFLMVKPDGVQRGLIGKIIQRFEDRGFKLVAMKMIQANEDLLKKHYADLASKPFFPGLIKYMSSGPVVPMVWEGLNIVKTGRVMLGQTNPADSSPGTIRGDYCIHVGRNVIHGSDSVESANKEIKLWFGEEKEVIDWASWSESLVYE
- the LOC126922701 gene encoding lipopolysaccharide-induced tumor necrosis factor-alpha factor homolog is translated as MEKGITMSPPPPPPPPGFVPPPPPSHSVPPPSYEQPQTSPIVIRNLNFGPEQQHIICPSCHANVLTITEKEANMKTHLFALGLCVIGFWCCVPCPYCMDSCLVTKHYCPNCRSYLGQSNN